One Chitinophaga sp. H8 DNA window includes the following coding sequences:
- the gldG gene encoding gliding motility-associated ABC transporter substrate-binding protein GldG, which produces MEQMQTTKRKKYIQRAALVVLLLAGVNIAASYLHGRWDLTAEKRYTLTPSTKQLLRGLDSTVTIEVFLKGDYPASFRQLAQSTQEMLDEFREYGKQHIQFAFVSPGQGMTDSARMAFQGELVAQGIMPFNLKVQQEANEGYAEKMIFPGALLHYKGKTMGINLLKSQGGQNPMETMTNSEALLEYQFANAIYKLQQKEKPLVGYMLGNGETLGAEIYDALNTLQNNYLLDTLTLQSTAYIPKDFDVLLFARPSERFSDADKLKIDQYVMNGGKILWFLDVLNASMDSLQLHNEFIAFDQGLNLEDLLFRYGVRINQDLVQDLQCDIVPLVVGHVGNQPQIQPVPFPYFPLLVPTGAHPIVKNLDMVLSRFTSSIDTIKSENVHKTILLTTSRNSRTVKTPVQINWDVVKARPNPREFRQSFIPTAVLMEGSFTSLFRNRLDQAAQNEILRLSGQPYKAVADTSNKMIVVSDGEVIANAVSRKNGPLQMGVNEFNQEFVFANKEFFLNCLEYLTNTTSIMESRNKELTLRLLDAEKVKQEKTKWQAICFLLPIGIVLLFAMIFQFVRQRKFGK; this is translated from the coding sequence ATGGAACAGATGCAAACAACGAAACGGAAAAAATATATACAACGCGCTGCTTTGGTGGTGTTGCTGCTCGCCGGGGTAAACATTGCGGCTTCTTACCTGCATGGGCGCTGGGACCTGACTGCTGAAAAAAGATATACACTTACTCCCAGTACCAAACAATTGCTCCGGGGGCTGGACAGTACCGTTACCATTGAAGTATTTCTAAAAGGGGATTATCCCGCCAGTTTCCGCCAGTTGGCGCAATCCACTCAGGAAATGCTCGATGAGTTCCGGGAGTATGGAAAACAACATATTCAGTTTGCTTTTGTAAGTCCTGGGCAGGGGATGACAGATTCTGCACGTATGGCCTTTCAGGGAGAGTTGGTAGCACAGGGTATTATGCCTTTTAACCTTAAAGTACAGCAGGAAGCCAATGAAGGATATGCGGAAAAAATGATCTTCCCTGGTGCCCTACTCCATTACAAAGGAAAAACGATGGGTATTAACCTCCTGAAAAGCCAGGGCGGACAAAACCCCATGGAAACCATGACCAATTCCGAGGCATTGCTGGAATATCAGTTTGCCAATGCTATTTATAAGCTACAGCAAAAAGAAAAACCACTGGTAGGGTACATGCTGGGCAATGGTGAAACACTGGGTGCTGAAATCTATGATGCGCTGAATACCCTGCAAAACAATTACCTGCTGGATACCCTCACCCTGCAAAGCACCGCTTACATTCCAAAAGATTTTGATGTACTGTTATTCGCCCGGCCATCTGAACGGTTTAGTGATGCCGACAAGCTGAAAATCGATCAGTATGTCATGAATGGCGGTAAGATACTCTGGTTCCTGGATGTATTGAATGCCTCGATGGACAGTTTGCAGCTGCATAATGAGTTTATCGCTTTTGACCAGGGCTTAAACCTGGAAGACCTGCTGTTTCGCTATGGCGTGCGGATCAACCAGGACCTGGTACAGGACCTGCAATGTGATATAGTACCGCTGGTAGTTGGGCATGTGGGCAACCAGCCACAGATCCAGCCAGTACCTTTCCCCTATTTTCCGTTGCTGGTTCCCACAGGAGCACATCCCATTGTTAAAAACCTGGACATGGTGCTCAGCCGCTTTACCAGCTCCATAGATACCATTAAAAGTGAAAATGTACATAAAACGATCCTCCTGACCACTTCCCGCAACAGCCGTACTGTAAAAACACCTGTGCAGATCAATTGGGATGTGGTGAAAGCAAGACCTAATCCCAGAGAGTTCCGGCAATCATTTATACCTACAGCCGTATTAATGGAAGGTAGTTTTACTTCCCTTTTCCGTAACCGGCTGGATCAGGCAGCCCAAAATGAAATACTGCGGTTATCGGGCCAGCCTTATAAAGCGGTGGCGGACACATCTAATAAGATGATTGTAGTGAGCGACGGGGAAGTCATTGCCAATGCTGTTTCCCGCAAGAATGGCCCATTGCAGATGGGAGTGAATGAATTTAACCAGGAGTTTGTATTTGCCAATAAAGAATTTTTCCTGAATTGTCTGGAATACCTGACCAATACCACCAGTATTATGGAAAGCCGCAATAAGGAACTTACCCTGCGTTTGCTGGATGCAGAAAAAGTAAAGCAGGAAAAAACCAAGTGGCAGGCTATCTGTTTCTTATTACCCATTGGCATCGTATTACTTTTTGCCATGATATTTCAATTTGTACGGCAGCGAAAATTTGGAAAGTAA
- a CDS encoding bifunctional UDP-N-acetylmuramoyl-tripeptide:D-alanyl-D-alanine ligase/alanine racemase: MYNAESINKILKGELLQQTGFPEIEHLLLDSRKMSFPETSLFIPLVSARRNAHQYMEELYRKGVSNFVVSEQIALENFPKANIILVKDTLQALHALVAYHRQQFHIPVIGITGSNGKTIIKEWLYQLLEKDYNIVRSPKSYNSQIGVPLSVWQMKPEHQLAIFEAGISQPGEMVNLEKIIRPNIGIFTNIGEAHNEGFLNIRQKINEKLVLFAKSELLIYCKDYLVLNECVLTFHAQFGKKDNQEGHQLLSWSRKTDADLRITTVEKGDTHTSIEALYKQAHTLSIRIPFVDEGSIENAIHCWAIMLHLGMEATVIQQRMELLSNIAMRLELKQGINNCSVINDSYSLDLGSLTIALDFLQQQQQHPTRTVILSDILQSGKGEASLYEEVASLLQKKGVQKLIAIGKNISREKKCFQQIPDLKTQFFNTTDEFIQQFNSAEFQHETILVKGARVFEFERIGKLLEQKAHQTILEINLSAIAHNVQQYQALLKPGTRLMAMVKAFSYGSGSFEIANLLQFHGVDYLAVAYADEGVELRRAGITMPIMVMNPEPSTFDAILHWNLEPEIYSMQILLQFEEEVSAAGKTQFPIHIKLDTGMHRLGFEKKHIPELAKILTENTLLKVQSIFSHLAASEDPAKDSLTQQQGRLFFDMSHELQKALGYAVIRHISNSAAIARHPDLQLDMVRLGIGMYGIDSSKEMKDKLRNVSTLKTTIAQLKHLEAGDTVGYGATWEAKGPATIATVRIGYADGYPRRLANGKGKMLIHGKLAPVVGVVAMDMLMLDVTHIPEAMEGDEVIVFGQDLSVHLLSTWADTIPYEILTGISQRVKRVYFQE; the protein is encoded by the coding sequence GTGTATAACGCAGAAAGTATCAACAAAATCCTGAAAGGAGAATTGTTGCAACAGACCGGATTTCCTGAAATAGAACATCTTTTATTGGATAGCCGGAAAATGAGTTTTCCGGAAACATCCCTGTTTATACCGTTGGTAAGCGCACGCCGTAATGCTCATCAGTACATGGAAGAACTGTATCGCAAAGGAGTGAGTAACTTTGTGGTAAGTGAACAGATTGCCCTGGAAAATTTCCCTAAAGCCAATATCATACTGGTAAAAGACACCTTGCAGGCATTACATGCCCTGGTGGCATATCATCGCCAGCAATTCCACATTCCGGTTATAGGTATTACGGGCAGTAATGGTAAGACCATTATTAAAGAATGGCTTTATCAGCTGCTGGAAAAAGATTATAATATTGTTCGCAGCCCTAAAAGCTACAATTCACAGATCGGTGTGCCGCTGTCTGTTTGGCAAATGAAGCCGGAGCATCAGCTGGCTATCTTTGAAGCCGGCATTTCCCAGCCTGGTGAGATGGTGAACCTGGAAAAGATCATCCGCCCCAATATTGGCATTTTTACCAATATTGGTGAGGCCCACAATGAAGGCTTCCTTAATATCCGTCAAAAAATAAATGAAAAACTGGTACTGTTTGCCAAAAGCGAACTGCTGATTTACTGTAAGGACTATCTTGTATTAAACGAATGTGTCCTTACCTTTCATGCCCAGTTTGGCAAAAAAGATAATCAGGAAGGGCACCAATTGCTCTCCTGGTCCAGGAAAACAGATGCAGACCTCCGTATTACCACCGTTGAGAAGGGAGACACTCATACCAGCATTGAGGCTTTATACAAACAAGCACATACTTTATCTATCCGCATTCCATTTGTAGACGAGGGCTCTATTGAAAATGCGATTCACTGCTGGGCTATTATGCTTCACCTGGGGATGGAAGCAACCGTGATTCAGCAACGGATGGAGTTGCTGAGCAACATTGCTATGCGCCTGGAGCTAAAACAGGGTATTAATAACTGCTCTGTTATCAATGACAGCTATAGCCTGGATTTAGGCTCACTGACTATTGCGCTCGACTTCTTACAGCAGCAGCAACAGCATCCCACCCGTACGGTGATCCTGAGTGATATTTTGCAAAGCGGTAAAGGAGAGGCCTCCCTGTATGAGGAGGTAGCCAGCCTTTTACAGAAGAAGGGGGTACAGAAGTTAATTGCCATCGGCAAAAATATTTCCCGTGAGAAAAAATGTTTTCAGCAGATCCCTGACCTGAAGACACAGTTTTTCAATACTACAGATGAATTCATTCAGCAGTTCAACTCTGCTGAATTCCAGCATGAAACCATCCTGGTGAAGGGTGCCCGCGTTTTTGAATTTGAACGTATAGGTAAACTGCTTGAACAAAAAGCGCATCAGACCATTCTTGAAATCAATCTGAGTGCCATCGCACATAATGTGCAGCAATACCAGGCATTGTTAAAACCGGGTACGCGGCTGATGGCCATGGTAAAAGCATTTTCCTATGGCAGTGGCAGCTTTGAAATTGCCAACCTGCTTCAATTCCATGGAGTGGATTACCTGGCGGTGGCGTATGCTGATGAAGGGGTAGAGCTAAGGAGAGCTGGCATCACCATGCCGATCATGGTCATGAACCCGGAGCCAAGCACCTTTGATGCCATCCTGCATTGGAACCTGGAGCCTGAAATTTATTCCATGCAGATCTTACTCCAGTTTGAAGAGGAAGTGAGTGCAGCAGGTAAAACGCAATTCCCCATCCACATTAAGCTGGATACAGGGATGCACCGGCTTGGCTTTGAGAAGAAACATATTCCTGAACTGGCAAAAATACTTACAGAAAATACCCTGCTGAAGGTGCAATCTATTTTCAGCCACCTGGCTGCCAGTGAGGATCCGGCAAAAGACAGCCTCACACAGCAACAGGGCCGTCTGTTTTTTGACATGAGCCATGAATTACAGAAAGCACTGGGCTATGCGGTGATCCGCCATATTTCCAATAGTGCTGCCATTGCGCGTCATCCTGATCTGCAGCTGGATATGGTAAGACTGGGGATTGGCATGTATGGCATTGATAGCAGCAAGGAAATGAAGGATAAGCTGCGTAATGTAAGTACACTAAAAACAACTATCGCACAGCTCAAACACCTGGAAGCAGGAGATACCGTAGGTTATGGAGCCACCTGGGAAGCCAAAGGTCCGGCTACCATCGCTACCGTTCGTATAGGCTATGCAGATGGCTATCCCCGCCGCCTGGCAAATGGAAAAGGTAAAATGCTGATACATGGAAAGCTGGCCCCTGTAGTAGGCGTTGTGGCCATGGATATGCTCATGCTGGACGTGACACATATTCCTGAAGCGATGGAAGGCGATGAGGTGATTGTATTTGGACAAGACTTATCCGTACACTTATTATCCACCTGGGCAGATACTATTCCCTATGAAATACTCACCGGCATATCCCAAAGGGTAAAGCGTGTCTATTTCCAGGAATAA
- a CDS encoding YceI family protein codes for MKYCFVFIASILLGIPAISQDIYSCKNAGFSFFSSAPLEDIEAKTDKGVSALNIKTKVIYFKVPVNTFQFRKKLMQEHFNENYLETERYPYAEFKGKIAEEVDLTQPGTYEVTVDGTLSMHGVDKNYREKGSITVEKGKLLANAKFKVRIADHHIKIPSLVVKNVAEVVEVTVTANYDPVLK; via the coding sequence ATGAAATACTGTTTTGTATTTATTGCCAGTATCCTGTTGGGCATACCTGCTATTTCGCAGGATATCTATTCCTGCAAAAATGCAGGCTTCAGCTTCTTCTCATCAGCTCCGCTGGAAGACATTGAGGCTAAAACAGATAAGGGCGTTTCTGCACTCAACATTAAAACGAAAGTCATCTATTTTAAAGTGCCTGTAAATACATTCCAGTTCAGGAAAAAACTGATGCAGGAACACTTTAATGAGAACTACCTGGAAACAGAGAGATATCCGTATGCTGAGTTTAAAGGAAAAATAGCAGAAGAAGTAGACCTGACCCAACCTGGTACCTACGAAGTAACGGTAGATGGAACACTCTCTATGCATGGCGTGGATAAAAACTACCGGGAGAAGGGATCCATTACTGTTGAAAAAGGGAAACTGCTGGCGAATGCTAAGTTCAAAGTGCGGATAGCAGATCATCACATCAAAATCCCCAGCCTGGTAGTAAAAAATGTAGCAGAGGTAGTGGAGGTAACCGTTACGGCCAATTATGATCCTGTATTGAAATAA
- the iscU gene encoding Fe-S cluster assembly scaffold IscU, with product MAYSEKVLDHYNNPKNVGTLDKSKATVGTGLVGAPECGDVMRLQIEVDPATRIITDAKFKTFGCGSAIASSSLATEWLKGKSIDEAVQIDNMDIVEELNLPPVKIHCSVLAEDAIKAAINDYRQKNGLEVLQFEESIVH from the coding sequence ATGGCTTATTCGGAAAAAGTACTTGATCATTACAATAATCCAAAGAATGTAGGCACGCTGGACAAAAGCAAAGCTACCGTGGGTACTGGTCTGGTGGGTGCACCGGAATGTGGAGATGTGATGCGTTTGCAGATCGAAGTAGATCCTGCTACCAGGATTATTACAGATGCCAAGTTCAAAACCTTTGGATGTGGTTCTGCTATTGCGTCTTCTTCCCTGGCTACTGAATGGTTAAAAGGTAAAAGCATTGATGAAGCGGTACAGATAGACAACATGGATATCGTAGAAGAATTAAATCTTCCACCGGTAAAAATCCACTGTTCTGTATTAGCCGAGGATGCCATTAAAGCTGCGATCAATGACTACCGCCAGAAAAACGGGCTGGAAGTATTACAGTTTGAAGAAAGCATAGTACACTAA
- a CDS encoding IscS subfamily cysteine desulfurase: protein MLKLPIYLDNNATTPCDPRVVEAMLPYFTEMFGNAASRNHPFGWAAEEAVDYAREQVAKLIGADPKEIIFTSGATEADNLALKGVYEMYASKGNHIITTDIEHKAVLDTCKHLEKQGAQITYLKVDSEGLINLKELEAAITPQTILVAIMYGNNEIGVINPIREISAIAKRHGVLVMTDATQAVGKIPIDVNKDGIDLMAFSAHKMYGPKGIGALYVRRKSPRVKVTAQMDGGGHERGMRSGTLNVTGIVGFGKACELCRLEMDEEAKRLSVMRDRLEKALLQLEESYVNGSTAHRLPHVSNISFKYVEGEGLMMGFNKTIALSSGSACTSASLEPSYVLKALGLGDDLAHSSLRFGLGRFTTDEQIDYTIQAVTDTVNKLRDMSPLWEMFKDGVDLNAIEWAHH from the coding sequence ATGTTAAAGCTGCCTATTTACCTCGACAACAATGCGACTACCCCTTGTGACCCAAGAGTAGTAGAGGCAATGCTACCATATTTCACTGAAATGTTTGGTAATGCAGCCAGTCGTAACCATCCATTCGGGTGGGCAGCCGAGGAAGCGGTGGACTATGCCCGTGAGCAGGTAGCCAAACTGATAGGCGCTGATCCGAAGGAAATCATTTTTACTTCCGGCGCTACAGAAGCAGATAACCTGGCCCTTAAAGGTGTATACGAAATGTATGCTTCCAAAGGCAATCATATTATTACTACAGATATTGAACATAAAGCGGTATTGGATACCTGCAAACACCTTGAAAAACAAGGTGCGCAGATTACCTACCTTAAAGTAGACAGCGAAGGCCTGATTAATCTGAAAGAGCTGGAAGCTGCTATTACACCACAAACGATATTGGTAGCCATCATGTATGGCAATAATGAAATTGGCGTGATCAATCCTATCCGTGAAATCAGCGCTATTGCCAAAAGACATGGGGTACTGGTGATGACGGATGCCACTCAGGCCGTAGGTAAAATACCCATTGACGTAAATAAAGATGGTATAGACCTGATGGCTTTCAGTGCACATAAAATGTATGGCCCCAAAGGTATTGGTGCATTGTATGTACGCCGCAAATCTCCCCGTGTAAAAGTAACCGCGCAAATGGATGGCGGTGGTCATGAAAGGGGGATGCGCTCCGGCACACTGAATGTAACCGGTATTGTAGGTTTTGGTAAAGCGTGTGAGCTCTGCAGGCTGGAAATGGATGAAGAAGCCAAGCGGTTGTCAGTAATGAGGGATCGTCTGGAAAAGGCATTATTGCAACTGGAAGAGTCTTATGTAAATGGGTCTACTGCCCACCGTTTACCTCATGTAAGCAATATCTCTTTTAAGTATGTAGAAGGAGAAGGACTGATGATGGGCTTTAACAAAACCATTGCGCTTTCTTCCGGCTCCGCCTGTACTTCTGCCTCACTAGAGCCCAGCTATGTACTAAAAGCCCTTGGTTTAGGAGATGACCTGGCACATTCTTCACTTCGTTTTGGCCTGGGACGGTTTACCACGGATGAACAAATTGACTATACCATTCAGGCTGTAACAGACACTGTCAATAAATTACGTGACATGAGTCCTTTATGGGAAATGTTCAAAGACGGTGTAGACCTGAATGCCATTGAATGGGCCCACCATTAA
- a CDS encoding DUF4157 domain-containing protein — translation MEKITCYIKENSWLARRAARKLGSSQVAMVVGSTIYLYGTTRREFLASQGWVRHEICHVKQFRQYGLLVFLWKYIREYRRVGYYNNRFEVAAREAETNPDILLDVEIV, via the coding sequence TTGGAAAAAATAACCTGTTATATAAAAGAAAACTCCTGGTTAGCCCGCAGAGCTGCCCGTAAGTTGGGCAGCAGCCAGGTGGCTATGGTAGTGGGTAGTACTATTTATTTATATGGTACTACGCGCCGGGAGTTCCTTGCCAGCCAGGGGTGGGTGCGTCATGAGATATGCCATGTTAAACAATTCCGGCAGTATGGACTACTCGTTTTTTTATGGAAATATATCCGGGAATACAGGCGGGTGGGCTATTACAACAACCGGTTTGAAGTTGCGGCCAGGGAGGCGGAAACAAATCCGGATATCCTGCTGGATGTTGAAATTGTTTAA
- the apaG gene encoding Co2+/Mg2+ efflux protein ApaG has translation MVKKVTEGITISVETFYQPDYSNPIGSEFMFAYRITIENNNTFPIKLLRRHWYIIDSNGTRREVEGEGVVGVQPLLAPGESYQYVSGSNLRTEIGKMYGHYQIENQLDKKLFEVKIPEFQMIVPFKLN, from the coding sequence ATGGTAAAGAAGGTAACAGAGGGTATAACCATCAGCGTGGAAACGTTCTACCAACCGGATTATTCTAATCCTATTGGAAGTGAGTTTATGTTTGCCTACCGCATTACTATTGAGAATAATAATACCTTTCCCATCAAATTACTGCGCCGTCACTGGTATATCATCGATTCCAACGGCACCCGCCGTGAAGTGGAAGGCGAAGGAGTGGTAGGGGTACAACCCTTGCTGGCACCTGGCGAAAGCTACCAATACGTATCCGGTTCCAACCTCCGTACAGAAATAGGTAAAATGTACGGCCACTATCAGATTGAAAATCAGCTGGACAAGAAACTCTTCGAGGTAAAAATACCTGAGTTCCAGATGATTGTTCCTTTCAAACTCAATTAA
- the mce gene encoding methylmalonyl-CoA epimerase, protein MLRVEHIGIAVKSLDISIPLFEKLLNAPCYKQEVIGSEQVQTAFFQQGETKIELLESMLPGSIIERFINKRGEGIHHIAFEVADIKAEMKRLSEEGFTLLQQEPTLGADNKLVCFLHPKTTNGVLIELCQEIK, encoded by the coding sequence ATGCTTAGAGTGGAACATATTGGTATAGCAGTGAAATCGCTGGATATATCTATCCCTTTGTTTGAAAAACTGCTGAATGCTCCTTGTTATAAACAGGAGGTGATAGGCAGTGAGCAGGTGCAAACCGCTTTTTTCCAGCAGGGAGAAACAAAGATTGAATTATTGGAGTCTATGTTGCCCGGTAGTATTATTGAGCGCTTTATCAATAAACGGGGAGAAGGGATCCATCATATTGCATTCGAAGTGGCTGATATTAAAGCTGAAATGAAAAGGCTTTCGGAGGAAGGGTTTACCTTATTGCAGCAGGAACCTACATTAGGTGCTGATAATAAGCTGGTGTGTTTCCTGCATCCTAAAACTACCAATGGGGTGCTGATTGAACTGTGCCAGGAGATCAAATAG
- the gldF gene encoding gliding motility-associated ABC transporter permease subunit GldF: MLAIFKKEINQFFSSITGYVAIILFLLANGLLLFVFPDTSLLDAGYANLDPLFELAPMIYLLLIPAITMRSFADEYKTGTMELLSTKPLTWWQIVMGKFWASLLIVLISLLPTFVYYFAIQQLSATPVRLDTGGITGSYIGLFLLGAIFTAIGCWASSLSNNAVVAFLVAVFTCFIFYNGFDALSKLTVFTGGADYYLQMAGIKFHYTSISRGVIDSRDVVYFISVTGFILYLSKISLQRKIWQ; the protein is encoded by the coding sequence ATGCTCGCCATCTTTAAAAAAGAGATAAACCAGTTTTTCAGCAGTATTACCGGCTATGTAGCTATCATTCTTTTTTTGCTGGCAAATGGGTTGTTGCTTTTTGTATTTCCGGACACCAGCCTGCTGGATGCCGGCTATGCCAATCTGGATCCGCTTTTTGAGCTGGCCCCCATGATCTACCTGTTGCTTATACCAGCGATTACCATGCGCAGCTTTGCAGATGAATACAAAACGGGTACCATGGAGCTGCTCAGCACCAAACCGCTTACCTGGTGGCAGATTGTAATGGGAAAATTCTGGGCCAGCCTGCTGATTGTACTGATCTCCTTATTACCAACATTCGTATATTATTTTGCCATACAGCAGCTGAGCGCTACTCCGGTACGTTTGGATACCGGTGGCATCACTGGTTCCTACATCGGCCTCTTTTTGTTGGGCGCTATATTTACAGCTATCGGCTGCTGGGCCTCTTCTCTTTCCAATAATGCCGTAGTGGCTTTTTTAGTGGCTGTATTTACCTGCTTTATATTCTACAACGGTTTTGATGCATTGAGCAAGCTAACTGTTTTTACCGGTGGGGCTGATTACTACCTGCAAATGGCGGGCATTAAGTTTCATTATACTTCCATCAGCCGTGGAGTAATAGATAGCCGGGATGTGGTATATTTTATCAGCGTAACAGGCTTTATACTTTACCTGTCCAAAATATCCCTGCAACGAAAAATCTGGCAATAA
- a CDS encoding UDP-N-acetylmuramoyl-tripeptide--D-alanyl-D-alanine ligase → MNIEQLYSIYRQYPSVQTDTRKLKANDIFFALKGDNFNGNVYAEKALELGAAFAVIDDAAYFTVPDKMMLVDDVLHALQQLALHHRNQFNIPFLAITGTNGKTTTKELVKAALSASFKTYATQGNLNNHIGVPLTILSIGDDVEVAVIEMGANHQHEIESYCLIARPTHGIITNIGKAHLEGFGSEEGVKKAKGELFDYLRANNGAVFICTDHPYLVDMSRGIKTIITYGKDHADYTGQPVADAAFLGVQPTGKQEIGFIQTNLVGAYNFPNVMAAVAVAHHFGVPSEKIAPAIAAYVPANNRSQIIQQGSNTIIMDAYNANPSSMKAAIENFAGITAPQKVLLLGAMMELGADSVKEHQAIADLLQKAHWHAVVLVGGDFSKIQHPYIYLEDAAAATAWLQQQQFTNTYILVKGSRSVGMEKVIQA, encoded by the coding sequence GTGAATATTGAACAACTCTACAGCATATACCGGCAATATCCTTCCGTGCAAACGGATACGCGCAAACTAAAAGCCAATGACATCTTCTTTGCCCTCAAAGGAGATAATTTCAATGGCAATGTCTATGCAGAAAAAGCCCTGGAACTAGGCGCAGCATTTGCAGTAATCGATGATGCTGCCTATTTTACCGTTCCGGATAAAATGATGCTGGTAGACGACGTTTTGCATGCCCTGCAACAGCTGGCATTACATCATCGTAATCAGTTCAATATTCCTTTCCTTGCCATTACAGGCACTAACGGAAAAACGACTACGAAGGAGCTGGTCAAAGCAGCTTTATCTGCCTCCTTTAAGACTTACGCCACGCAAGGCAATCTGAACAATCATATCGGTGTACCGCTGACTATTTTAAGTATTGGGGATGATGTGGAGGTAGCGGTAATTGAGATGGGTGCCAACCACCAGCATGAAATTGAAAGTTATTGCCTGATCGCCAGGCCTACCCATGGCATCATTACCAATATAGGGAAGGCTCACCTGGAAGGCTTTGGCAGTGAGGAAGGGGTGAAAAAGGCCAAGGGAGAATTGTTTGATTACCTGCGGGCAAATAACGGCGCTGTATTCATTTGTACAGACCATCCTTATCTGGTGGATATGAGCCGGGGGATAAAAACAATCATTACCTACGGGAAGGACCACGCAGATTATACCGGCCAACCGGTGGCAGACGCAGCCTTTTTAGGGGTACAGCCAACCGGCAAGCAGGAAATAGGCTTCATCCAAACCAACCTGGTAGGCGCTTATAATTTCCCTAACGTGATGGCGGCAGTAGCAGTAGCCCATCATTTTGGCGTTCCGTCGGAAAAAATAGCCCCCGCTATTGCTGCTTATGTACCTGCCAATAATCGTTCACAGATCATACAGCAAGGTAGCAATACAATTATCATGGATGCCTATAACGCCAATCCATCCAGTATGAAGGCGGCTATAGAAAACTTTGCCGGCATTACTGCCCCGCAAAAAGTACTGTTGCTGGGAGCGATGATGGAATTAGGAGCCGATAGTGTAAAGGAACATCAGGCTATTGCAGACCTGCTTCAAAAAGCGCATTGGCATGCAGTAGTATTGGTAGGAGGGGATTTCAGCAAGATACAACATCCCTATATTTATCTGGAAGATGCCGCAGCAGCCACTGCATGGTTGCAACAACAACAATTTACCAATACCTATATATTGGTTAAAGGATCCAGAAGTGTTGGAATGGAAAAAGTAATCCAGGCCTGA
- a CDS encoding DUF5777 family beta-barrel protein, producing MTAFRLLLCCCCISTYCQAQDDLSKVVALPAAQHEPVTGTYKTTRIIQGHSTELLKKHELDFRVTHRFGDAGGEFGGSKTFFGTDNSSDIRIAFEYGISDNLMIGISRSKGSGALQQLYEGLVKYRLLHQTTDNHIPVSLALFGNMVVSGMPSSDIESDASHFDSFNERLSYVSQAIVSRKFGKLVSVTLLPTYVHRNRVAYMDVNNMFALGMAARLKLSKRVGLLGEYFYPFRSQESKDYLKSTGTTYYNPLGIGIEIETGGHVFQITFTNSTAILENQFIPETTTSWLQGQFRWGFNISRRFSLFGKKDWKK from the coding sequence ATGACCGCATTCCGCCTTTTATTATGCTGTTGCTGCATCAGTACCTATTGCCAGGCACAGGACGATCTCTCGAAAGTGGTGGCGCTTCCTGCTGCACAGCATGAGCCTGTTACCGGTACTTACAAAACCACTCGTATCATCCAGGGACATTCTACAGAACTGTTAAAGAAACACGAACTGGACTTCAGGGTTACCCACCGCTTTGGAGACGCTGGTGGGGAGTTTGGTGGCTCTAAAACATTCTTTGGTACAGACAATTCCAGCGATATCCGCATTGCTTTCGAATATGGTATTTCAGATAACCTGATGATAGGCATAAGCCGTAGTAAAGGATCAGGTGCACTGCAACAGTTATATGAGGGGTTGGTGAAATACCGGCTCTTGCATCAAACTACAGATAATCACATCCCGGTTTCCCTGGCATTGTTTGGTAATATGGTGGTGAGCGGGATGCCCTCCAGTGACATAGAGAGCGATGCCAGCCATTTTGATAGTTTTAATGAAAGGCTATCCTATGTTAGCCAGGCCATTGTATCCCGGAAATTTGGCAAGCTGGTATCGGTTACCTTATTGCCTACCTATGTACACCGTAACCGGGTGGCTTATATGGATGTAAATAATATGTTTGCCCTCGGAATGGCTGCCAGATTGAAATTGTCCAAGCGGGTGGGCCTGCTCGGGGAATATTTCTATCCTTTCCGGAGCCAGGAAAGCAAAGACTACCTGAAATCTACAGGTACCACCTACTATAATCCCCTGGGGATAGGGATAGAAATAGAAACGGGTGGTCACGTATTTCAGATTACCTTTACGAACTCAACGGCGATACTGGAAAACCAGTTTATTCCGGAAACAACTACTTCCTGGTTACAGGGACAGTTCCGGTGGGGTTTCAATATTTCCCGGAGATTTTCGTTATTTGGTAAGAAAGATTGGAAAAAATAA